GGTGCAGATGGGGCGAAGTTACTCTTTTAACGTTGGGGCTGCGGGTGATTGAAGAATGAGCGCTGGCAACAAGCAGAAGAGATCTGAATCTTCGCCAATCGGGCGTCCGAGGGGCTTTGACAGAGATGCGGCCTTGCTTGCAGCCATGCGAACCTTCTGGAAACAAGGCTACGAGGGCACATCAATTCAGGATCTCGTTACCGCCATGGGCGTCAACAAGCCGAGCCTGTATTCAACTTTCGGCTGCAAGGAGGAGGTTTTCCGGGAAGCTGTCGAACTTTACGACCGTCTCGAAGGACGAGCAACGACACAGAGCCTCGCTGAAGCGGCGACCGCTCGCGAAGCGGTTGAGACCATGCTGCGAGCTAACGCTCGCGCTTACGCCGTGTCCAAGGGTCCCCGGGGCTGCATGATCGTCTTGTCCTCTTTGCTCGGCGCTCCCGAGAATGAGGGGGTACGCGCGTTCCTTGCCAAGAACCGACTAGACGGAGAAATGGCGCTGAGGGCTCGTCTTGCACGTGGCGTCGC
This sequence is a window from Mesorhizobium shangrilense. Protein-coding genes within it:
- a CDS encoding TetR/AcrR family transcriptional regulator, which produces MSAGNKQKRSESSPIGRPRGFDRDAALLAAMRTFWKQGYEGTSIQDLVTAMGVNKPSLYSTFGCKEEVFREAVELYDRLEGRATTQSLAEAATAREAVETMLRANARAYAVSKGPRGCMIVLSSLLGAPENEGVRAFLAKNRLDGEMALRARLARGVAEGDLGPSADLDSLASFYTTVLEGLSIQARDGASEQKLNMVINVAMLAWPAD